The Halopseudomonas sabulinigri genome window below encodes:
- a CDS encoding FAD assembly factor SdhE, with product MSADIEVKRLYWHSRRGMLELDVLLVPFLQEAYPALDDADKERYRLLLESEDQDMFGWFMQRNEPDDPDLKRIVRMILNRVQPD from the coding sequence ATGTCGGCCGATATAGAAGTGAAGCGTTTATACTGGCACAGCCGTCGCGGCATGCTGGAACTTGATGTGTTGCTGGTGCCTTTTTTGCAGGAGGCTTATCCAGCGCTGGACGACGCAGACAAGGAGCGCTATCGGCTGTTACTGGAGTCCGAAGATCAGGACATGTTTGGTTGGTTCATGCAGCGCAACGAGCCTGATGATCCGGACCTGAAGCGAATCGTGAGGATGATACTGAACCGTGTACAGCCAGACTGA